In one Apostichopus japonicus isolate 1M-3 chromosome 18, ASM3797524v1, whole genome shotgun sequence genomic region, the following are encoded:
- the LOC139958619 gene encoding beta-galactosidase-like isoform X2, whose translation MYSAGLNAIELYIPWNLHEPNPGEYNFEGGADLLKFLRLANETGLLVILRPGPYMCSEWDLGGLPAWLLKHTSIALRTSDENYLQPATKWMNKLLSMVKPFLYKYGGPIILVQIENEYGSYPACDYTYMEYLHKLFVNVLGDDVVYFTTDGPSKSMLTCGMIKGVLATIDFRAVENATAHFDLLRSFQPNGPLVNSEFYTGWLDHWGEPHQTLSTSIFTKSLDNLLSMGVNVNMYMFEGGTNFAFWTGGNYKNGMYRPQCSTHDYDAPLSEAGDPTEKYYAIREVISKYLPLPPQPVPQSTPKASYNAMNMQFFGSLLDVLQIISPHGPIKSKYPVTMEMLNQYHGFMLYRTTVPTEAATTGLLNCSGIRDRGYVMVNGISQGVLERITNPNINITFKSGDTLDILVENQGHINYGIGMYDPKGIYSNVTLNGTLLLNWSMYPLTIDKIILEIKKNSHRSTIREPPAINIPSFYYSEVILDPNNDTFLDPMGWSKGQAFLNDFNLGRYWPTKGPQVTLYIPAPVIDKGGKNMLILLELESAGETIRLLDKPILDGPV comes from the exons ATACATCCCATGGAACCTTCATGAGCCTAATCCTGGTGAATATAACTTTGAAGGAGGTGCGGACCTTTTGAAGTTCTTGAGACTAGCTAATGAAACGGGACTTCTAGTTATCTTGAGACCGGGTCCATATATGTGCTCTGAGTGGGATCTG GGAGGACTACCAGCATGGCTCTTAAAACACACCAGCATAGCTCTACGAACTTCAGACGAAA ATTATTTACAGCCAGCGACCAAGTGGATGAACAAACTTCTTTCAATGGTGAAGCCATTTCTGTACAAATATGGCGGTCCTATTATTCTAGTACAA ATTGAAAATGAATATGGAAGCTACCCAGCATGTGATTACACCTACATGgaatatttgcataaattatttGTGAATGTTCTGGGAGATGATGTTGTTTACTTCACAACGGATGGACCTTCTAAGAGCATGTTAACTTGTGGAATGATCAAAGGAGTGTTAGCAACCATTGATTTTAGAGCAG TTGAGAATGCTACTGCCCATTTTGACTTACTTCGATCCTTTCAGCCCAACGGTCCATTG GTCAATTCTGAATTCTACACCGGTTGGTTAGACCACTGGGGGGAACCTCATCAAACTTTATCAACTTCTATTTTCACCAAGAGTCTTGATAATTTACTTTCAATGGGTgttaatgtaaatat GTACATGTTTGAAGGTGGAACAAACTTTGCGTTTTGGACCGGTGGGAATTACAAGAATGGAATGTACCGCCCTCAGTGTTCAACTCACGATTACGATGCTCCGTTATCTGAAGCAGGCGACCCAACGGAAAAGTACTATGCAATACGAGAAGTAATATCAAAG TATTTACCCCTGCCTCCACAACCTGTTCCTCAGTCAACTCCCAAAGCTTCTTATAATGCTATGAATATGCAGTTCTTTGGCTCATTACTTGATGTATTACAAATTATATCACCACATGGACCAATCAAAAGCAAATACCCGGTTACTATGGAGATGTTAAATCAG TATCATGGGTTTATGCTTTACAGAACCACCGTCCCAACCGAGGCTGCTACTACTGGTCTGCTGAACTGCTCAGGGATTCGGGATAGAGGCTATGTAATGGTCAATGGG ATCAGTCAAGGTGTGTTGGAGAGGATTACTAACCCAAACATCAATATAACATTCAAATCTGGCGACACTCTGGACATTTTAGTGGAGAACCAGGGACACATTAACTATGGAATTGGCATGTATGATCCTAAG GGAATTTACAGCAATGTTACTTTAAATGGTACCTTGCTGTTGAATTGGTCGATGTATCCGTTGACTATTGACAAAATTATACTAGAGATTAAGAAGAACAGCCACAGAAGTACAATACGAGAACCGCCTGCCATTAACATCCCTTCGTTTTACTACTCTGAGGTGATCCTTGACCCTAATAATGACACCTTCCTGGACCCAATGGGTTGGTCAAAG GGTCAAGCCTTTCTGAATGACTTCAATTTGGGAAGATACTGGCCTACAAAAGGACCGCAAGTGACCCTGTACATCCCTGCACCCGTGATTGACAAGGGAGGGAAGAACATGTTAATCCTATTGGAGTTAGAGAGCGCAGGAGAGACCATACGACTCTTAGATAAACCAATTCTTGACGGCCCTGTCTGA